The following coding sequences lie in one Desulfurella sp. genomic window:
- a CDS encoding SDR family oxidoreductase, whose amino-acid sequence MSHILVLGAKSDIAKALSRQYANAGYDLYLAARNILELEKDIQDMQIRYNVKIQPIEFDLLDTQSHFDFYNALNPKPVGIIFAIGYLGDQKKAQNDFLEAKKRIDTNFTCAVSILNIIANDFEKRGSGFIIGISSVAGDRGRATNYIYGSSKAAFTAYLSGLRNRLFKSNVDVLTVKPGFVDTKMTKGMKLPKKLTATPQEVAKDIFDAQQQKKDVIYTKKEWFFIMKTINNLPEYIFKRLNF is encoded by the coding sequence ATGAGCCATATATTAGTACTTGGAGCAAAAAGCGACATAGCAAAAGCGCTATCAAGGCAATACGCAAACGCAGGCTATGACTTGTATTTAGCAGCAAGAAACATACTTGAGCTGGAGAAGGATATTCAAGATATGCAGATTAGATACAATGTAAAAATACAGCCAATTGAGTTTGACCTGCTTGATACGCAAAGCCATTTTGATTTCTACAATGCATTAAATCCAAAACCAGTAGGTATTATCTTTGCTATAGGATACCTTGGAGATCAAAAAAAAGCACAAAATGACTTTTTAGAAGCAAAAAAAAGAATAGACACAAACTTTACCTGCGCAGTAAGTATTTTAAATATCATAGCAAATGATTTTGAAAAAAGAGGTAGCGGTTTTATAATAGGTATAAGTTCTGTAGCAGGAGATAGAGGAAGAGCCACAAACTACATATATGGAAGCTCTAAAGCGGCCTTTACAGCATACTTATCTGGTTTAAGAAACAGGTTGTTTAAATCCAATGTAGACGTTCTTACAGTAAAGCCTGGGTTTGTAGACACAAAGATGACAAAAGGCATGAAATTACCAAAAAAACTTACCGCAACACCTCAAGAAGTAGCAAAAGACATATTTGATGCCCAACAACAAAAAAAAGACGTGATATACACCAAAAAAGAATGGTTTTTTATAATGAAAACAATAAATAATTTACCAGAATACATATTTAAAAGGCTAAATTTTTGA
- a CDS encoding FAD-binding oxidoreductase has translation MIVTNWGKYPKTDAVIESFDSELKAKEFIDSHQALITRGLGRCYGDSSLSEVILSSLNYNHFLDFDKESGVLRCEAGISLAEILEAFVKRGFFLPVTPGTKFVTVGGAIASDVHGKNHHKEKSFGSHVIEIKLMLSDGSIVTCSKEKNSDLFFATIGGMGLTGIILEATFKLKKIESSYIKQETIKAYNLEEIMEYFEQSQDYTYSVAWIDCLSSGKNLGRSILMRGEHALEYELATTNTFSLKQKRKLNVPIDLPEFLLNPYSVRAFNELYFSKAKKGLSKSIIDYDTFFYPLDSIHNWNRIYGPKGFLQYQFVLPKQSSKEGLQVILTKIAQSNQGSFLAVLKLFGKQDSLISFPMEGYTLALDFPISKNVFELLDYLDAIVLDYQGRFYFTKDARLKKEAFIKGYPNIEKFLEIKNTYDPKHKFSSLQSKRILGI, from the coding sequence TGTTACGGGGATAGTTCTTTGTCTGAAGTAATACTTTCAAGCTTAAATTATAACCACTTTTTAGATTTTGATAAAGAGAGCGGTGTATTGAGATGCGAAGCAGGTATTTCGCTTGCTGAGATTTTGGAAGCTTTTGTAAAGCGTGGCTTTTTTTTGCCTGTAACGCCGGGAACAAAATTTGTTACAGTTGGCGGAGCAATTGCTTCTGATGTGCATGGCAAAAACCACCACAAAGAAAAAAGCTTTGGCTCTCATGTAATTGAAATAAAATTGATGCTTTCTGATGGCTCTATAGTAACTTGCTCAAAAGAAAAAAACAGTGATTTGTTTTTTGCAACAATTGGTGGAATGGGTCTTACCGGTATTATATTAGAAGCTACCTTTAAGCTAAAAAAGATAGAGTCTAGCTATATAAAGCAGGAGACTATAAAGGCATACAACCTTGAAGAAATTATGGAGTATTTTGAACAATCTCAGGATTACACCTACTCTGTGGCTTGGATTGACTGTCTATCAAGCGGGAAAAACTTAGGACGCAGCATACTGATGAGAGGAGAACATGCTTTAGAATATGAGCTAGCTACAACAAACACATTTTCACTAAAGCAAAAAAGAAAGCTTAATGTTCCAATTGATCTTCCAGAGTTTCTACTAAATCCATATAGTGTGAGGGCATTCAATGAGCTTTACTTTTCAAAAGCAAAAAAAGGCCTATCAAAATCAATTATTGACTACGATACATTCTTTTACCCTCTAGATAGCATACATAACTGGAATCGTATATACGGTCCAAAAGGCTTTCTTCAATACCAGTTTGTTTTGCCAAAACAGTCAAGCAAAGAAGGCTTGCAAGTAATACTTACAAAAATTGCCCAAAGCAATCAAGGTTCTTTCTTGGCTGTTTTAAAGTTGTTTGGCAAACAAGACTCTTTAATATCTTTTCCTATGGAAGGCTATACGCTTGCTTTAGATTTTCCTATATCAAAAAATGTCTTTGAGTTGCTTGACTATTTAGATGCAATAGTGCTTGACTATCAAGGCAGGTTTTATTTTACAAAAGATGCAAGACTTAAAAAAGAAGCATTCATAAAAGGATATCCAAATATAGAAAAATTTTTGGAGATAAAAAACACATACGATCCTAAACACAAATTTAGTTCATTGCAGTCAAAAAGAATACTTGGCATATAA